GGGGCAGGGCGTTGAGCAGCTCGAAGAGCGACCCCCTCCGTCCGTCACGGCTCCTCCCCAGGAAGAGAGCCTCGCCCCCAGCGGGGCGTGGCTTGTAGGCCACCGCGCCTCCCCGCCGGAAGCGCACGCGCAGGACGCTCTGTCTGCCGTTGTGCGTCTCGTCGGGATTCGTCCACAGCCCCACCACGGGGCCGGTATAGCCCTGCTTCCGGAAGACGCCCGCGCGGACGTCGCGGGCCAGGCGCTCCATGAAGGTGGTGAGGAAGGTCCGGAAGCCCTCGTGGAGGATGCGCAGCGCCGGGGGTGGCGTGGCCGTCCGTGCGAGCGCGCACAACGTGAAGCTCTCGCGCAGCAACGCGCCGAACAGGTCGGCGTTCGAGACGCGCAGGACGCTCCGGGTGACCAGTCCCGCATGGCGTCGCGCGAGGGACTGACACCAGTGGCCCAGGGACTCCACCTGCTCCAGCAGGGGCTGGAAGGCCGGGAGCGCCAGCGAGTCCTCCAGGCGCGCCGCGTCGTCATGCCCGGAGAATCGGCGCGATGGGAGGAGCACGCCGTCGGGGCCCTCCTCGACCACGGGAGGGAACAGCCCGGCGCCCCGGCCGCGACGGACCGCCTCGACGAGCGCGCGAGCGTGGGAGGGCAGCGTGACGCCCCGCGCGCGGCGCCGCCCGGGCATCACCCACAACAGGTCTGCTCCCGCCCTCTTCGGAGGTTTCATTTGCCCTGAAATAGACAGGCGCGAACCGACAGGGTCGATTCGCGCCTGCCTTCACGTGGGAAACACGGTGGCAGGAGCCACCGCGTTCCATGCCGTCCTAGACGCAGTAGATGTACCGACTACAGGTGGCGCGACCCTTGGTGGAGAGGGGAAGGGTGGTCTTCTCCATCGCCTGCATGAGCTGCGTCAGCTTCTGCTTGGCTTGCTTCGACGACCGGGCGTTCTTGGGCTTCGTCTTCTTCGCGGCAGCCATGTCACTCCTCCGTCGTGTTGGATGGACAGCTCACATAGCGTGGGCTCTCATGTTGAAATCGTCAATCGCTGATTTTCGTGTGAAACTTTATATTCGGGTGATGGCGCGACAGGCGTGAAGCTTTTCCAGGACACTGCGCAGCCCTTCACGCGTTGCGGCAATCCTGCTGTGTGTGTGTCTTGTCTGAGGGCCCTTCGGGAAGGGGGCGAGCAGCGCGCCGACGTGGGCCTCGCGTCCCGAGGCCAGCGTGTCGAAGAACCGGACGAGCTCCCTCCCTCCACCCGAGCCATGCCAGACATGGCCGTTGGCGGCGCAACTCCAGGCGCCCGCCTTGCCCGGTTCGAAGAGGATGGGGGCCCCTGGTTCGCCACGGATGCGCGCGCCGTCCTCGAGCCGTTCGATGGGGCCGGGGGGCGGCACGGGCTCGAAGCCTCCGGCGGAGACACGTTTGAGCCACGCGGCCTGGATGTTGAGCCGTGATTCGCGTGGGCGGCTCGCGTCACGGAAGACGCCGAGCGCCTCGGTGAAGGCGGAGGGCAGGGTGGTCGGCAGGCGGCCGTCCCGGGTGAGCGCGCCGCGCTCGAGCAGGGGGGACTGCATCCGACGGCTTCGCGCCACGCGGGGCGCGGGGGGCTCCTCGGCCAGCGAGCCCAGCACGTCCTGCACGGAATAGAGGGGCTGGTGCTCGGTGATGGGGATGCCGATGTTCAGGCTGGTGGTGACCTGGTCTCCGACGCTTTCGCCCACGTGGTAGTAGGTCGAGGGCCAGTAGAGGATGTCGCCGGGTTCGACCTCGGCCGCGAAGGACGTCGCGAGATAGGGCGCATAGTCGAGCACCGTGGAGACGTCCTCCTTCCAGGGCCGCTGCTTCCAGAACCGCATCCGCTTGCGCCCGCGCAGGGCGAAGAGGAACGTGGTGAAGCGGTCCAGGTGGACGCCCACGGGGCTGTGCTCGTAGTTCCCGTGGAAGAGCGTGGTGATGCCTCCCGTGAGGGGCAGGCCCACGCGGCGCCACAGCTCTCCGAAGAAGGCACGCTCCTGGGACCACAGCTGGAAGCCCGAGGCGTGGAGCAGGGAGATGATGAGGGCATATCGCCGGGGGCCGAGCGTGGGCGCGAGCCTGGCGTCATACCCCTCCAGCGAGCCATCCTCGGGCCTCGGGAGCCACGGTCCGAGGCCGTGCTGCTTCAGCTTCTCGACGGTGACGGTGACATTGGCGCGGGCCCCCGGTGCGTCCGGGTGCTCCAGGTGGCGGCGGGCCGCAGAGGTGGCTGCCTCGAAGATGGCCTCGCGCGTGAACGGCGCCTGGGAAGGCTGGCGGTACAGCACGGGCTTCCGGTTCCAGTAGCGTCTGACGAAGACATCCCAGTCGAAGCGCGTGGCGACGTCGATGGTGCTGGGCATGGTCAACCTTCCTCCCCGGTGACGACCTCGAGCCCGCGCAGCTGGTGCAGTCGGTTCAGCACCGCGCGCAGCTCGGCTCGCGCGGCGCCGCGCTTCGCGAGGCCGCACAGGGACGCCACGCTGTGCGGCCCGGCCTCTTCCAGCGAGGTGAGCAGGCGCCGCCCACAGGTGCCGCCCAGGCCCGCGAAGGCATGGCCGTGCAGGGCCCAGATCCACGGGCCCTCCCGTTCCTTCAAGCGGATGAGGTTGCCCTGGAGGCGACCTCTCACGCGCTGGTCATCCCGCAAGGGCTCCGGGTTGGCGGGCGCGGGCGCGGGCTCCAGGGCGCAGGCGCTCACGCGACGTGCCCAGACGATGCGCAGGGCCCGGGGCAGGTCGGGGTCCCGCGTCAGCGCGTGCAGTGTCTCCGCGGTCTGCTCCAGGAAGGGGACGCGCTGGCCGGCGGCGGTGAATGGCAGGTAGGGGACGCGCTCGTCGTGCTCCAGGCGTCCCTCCAGCATGGAGAGCAGCACGTCCCGCACCGCGTCCGTGGAGGCGCCGCCCTGGACGGGTATACCGAGCCGGAGCGCCAGGCAGTCGTCCAGGGACTCCAAGCGGTGCGAATGGCTGGAGGGAACGTGGAGCAGCTCACCAGGACGCAGCTCGAACACCTCGCCCTCCGCGTCCTCCCAGACGCGGACCCGCAGCGTCCCGTGGAGGACGAGCAGCAGCAGCGCGTGGTGGCCGCGACGCGCGAGGTCTGGGGGCGGGCGGCGGGCGCGGCCCAGGAGCAGCTCGCAGCCCACGGGGAGCACGGGAACGCCGACACGCTCCAGCAGGCCCTGGAGGAGTCCGCGCGTGGCGTCCCAGAGCGCGAAGTCGAGCAGGAAGGGCTGCTCGATGGACAGCTCGAAGTCCTGTCCATCCAGGCGTCCGGCCGCGCGGCGCAGGTAGTCCCCCGCGCTCGAGTCCTCCTCCCCCGGGAGCAGGGTCCCTGGCCCGGTGAGCTGTCCATCCTCCACGTGGAAGCGGACGTCGGGGAGCATCCGGAACCGGGTGCCGAAGCGGAAGGGCGCGCAGGCCGCGATGACGTTGCGGAAGGTGGCCTGGGGCGGGAGCACCGGCTTCGAGAGGGCCAGGCGCGCGGGAGCTCGCTCCCAGTGGCGACGCACGAAAGGATTCCAATCCACCGCGCTGCTCATCGCTGCTCCGGTCAGGAAGTCGGGAAGCGCTGTCTGAGCCTGCGAGCGTAGAGGCTCAGCGAGGACAGCTCCATCCGTTTCCGCCTTGCGTCGACCGTGTCTGGCTTTTCGAGGGGATAGGGGACGAGCTCTCCATCCACTTCGCGGAACTTCGTTCCGTAGAGCTGTTTCTTTCCAGCTCGGACTCGGATGGCGTCGGTGAGATAGGCCACCTGACGCAGGGGGACATCACCTCGCGAGGCCGCGTCCTGGAGCATGCGCAGACAGCGTCGCTGGAAGTGAATCGCGCAGGTGGAGTGCTGGACGAGGCGGCACGCGGCCTCGGAGGCGGCGGCTCCCACGAGCGTGCGTCCAGGCCAGCCGTGCTCGGCCAGGACCTCTCGGAGCCAGGCGATGCCCGCCGCGTCGAGGGCCTCCAATTGACGCGCGACTGCTGAGTCTCGGAATCGCGAGGCGACCCAGGCCTCCCTCAGCGCGCCGTCGAGGCGGTCGAAGCGCAGGAGCTGGTCACGGAGCGCGCGCCCCGTTCGGGTGAGCGTCTGCTGGCGTCGGGGGGAGTCCTTGCCGGTGCGTGAGCCGTGTCTGGCCATGCGGTGCGCCCGATGCTAGCGCGTTCCGGGGCCGGTCCTCCATCCGCGCTCAACGACAATCCACCTCGCTCGTCCTCTCCCCTTCGTCGTCGCGGAAGGCGCATTCGCCCGCGAGGCACATCACCGGAGGACATGGCTGGCAGGCTCCACGGAGCCGGCCATGCCCCGACAAGCGTGAGCGCAATCAGCGCGAGTTGGAGACCCGCTCTAGAGCGAGCCCGTTTCGTAGCTGGAGGGCGCGTCGACGTGGAAGGCGAGGTCCACGTCGCGGCGCTCTCCTGGCGCGAGCTGGACCTTCCAGGTGGCGATGCCGTCAGCCGCGTCGAGCGTGTAGCCGGCGGTGGATGCCGTCTCCAGCTCCACCGTGACGTCGTCCAGCTCGGAGATGGGCACGTGCTCGGACAGCTCGACCTGGGCGGGTTGCTTGCGGAGGTTGGTGAGCTGGAAGCGGTAGACGTAGCGGAAGCGCTGCTTGCCCCCGAAGAGCCCCTCGGGCCGCGCGACCTCCTCCACGGTGATGCGCTTGACGTGCAGCGCCTCCTCCAGACCGAAGGTGAGCTCGAAGGGCGCTCCCTGGGCCACGCGCTCCAGGGACTGGTGCCCCAGGAAGCCCGTGTCCCGGAAGATGCTCACCCTCGCGGGAAGCAGGGGGAACGGCGTGGAGTTGGTCAGCCGCGCGACCCGGAACACCACCGGCTGGAGCTTGGGCACCGTGCGCCAGGAGAACGCCGCCTCCAGGCGGTGTCGCCCCAGCGGGACGCGCACCGCGCCGCCATCACCGGGAATCGTCGTCGTCCCCTGGGCCTCCCACTGGACGGACAGCCCCTGCGATATGACACGCAGCCCCTGCCCCTCGGCGGCCCTGGCCTGTCCGCCCGCTTCCGCGTGGAGCTGCTCCTCCTCGCGACGCACCAGCACCTTGCGCTCCTTCGGGCGCTTCGTGGCGGAGACGTACAGCGGCGTCACGTCGGGAGGCGTCGCGTCCTGGCGGGGCATCGCCGTGGAGAGCAGGAGCTTCGCGCCCGTCCAGTCCTCGCCTGTCCGCTGGTGCACCGTGGCCAACGTGGTCAGCTCGACGAGACCCTCGGCCTCCCGGGCCCGGGCCTCGTAGGCGGGCTCCCACGACGCGCCTCCCACCAGATAGGTCAGCTCGACGCGCACCTGGGTGCCCTCGGCGCAGGACAGCCTCACCTCGACGTGCTGCTCCTCCCGTGCCTCGAGCCGCGTCAGCCGCTCGAGCTCGGCGTCCACCTCGGCGCGTCGCCGGTCGAGGTCTCGTTGCTTGTCCGCGACGTCCCGCGCCTCCTTCACCGCGCGCAGCCGCACCGCCAGCGCCGCGTCGAGCGAGGCGCCCCACGCGCGGGGCTCGGGGCGGGGGCCGGCCAGCTCGGCGGTGACGCGCGTCACCGCCACGGTCGTGTAGCTCCGGGCGAGCTGCTCCAGGTCCTTCGCCTGGGCCTGGGCGGCCTCCAGGCGGACCTGCTCCGCGTCGAGCTCCCGCGCACGGGCCTCCCACCGGGCCCGCTCGGGCGCCAGCTCCTCGGCCCGCGTGCGGACCTCGGCGGTGAGGCCCTCCAGGGTGGCGCCCGTCGCGCGGGCCCGGAAGCTCTCCCGGGCCGCGACCTCTGGCACGTGCTCGAAGACGGCGGTGGTGGCGCCATGACAGGTGAGGTCCCGGACCCGGGTGACCTGCGCGCGGTCCGGGTACACGACGACGGAGGACACCTGGGACGATGCGGCGAGCACCAGGAAGGTCAATGGAAGCAGGGGCATCGTGGATTCCTCACCGGCTCTGGGTCAGGCGCCAGTGCTGCGGTCGGCGCAGGGTGTATTCGAAGGTGACGGTGGCCTTGCTCGACGGCGGCACGACGAGGTCCCAGCTCAACTCCCCCGTCTCGGGGACCTGCTTCGCGGCGGGCGAGGTCCGCACGAGCTTCACCTCCACCGCGCCGTCGCGGTTGAGCGGCCACTGGTCCACCACATGGGTCTTCATGGGGAAGGGATAGGGGTTGGGAACCTCCAGCGTGACTTCGTACGTGTTGAGCTCGTCCTTGGAGATGAAGCCCTCCTTCGATTGGACCAGGCGCACGTTGCGCGTGGTGCGCACGGCGGGGTCCACGCCGAGCGGCAGGGTGAAGGGTTGACCAGGGACGATGACGCCCAGCCGCGCGGTGCCCGCGGGGTCGGCGCCGACGAAGAGCGCGGCTTCTCCGCCCGGGAGCACGTTGCGCGACGGGCTCGCGAGCTCCGCGACGAGGTACGCGTCGTCCGCGAGCGCGGGGACGACCCTGCGCAGGACGTCGACGGGCCAGGACTCGATGAGCAGCGGGATGGTCCGCTCCCCCAGCCCACTGGGCACCGTCTCCGGCCGAGGCGCTGCGTAGGCGAGGTCATGGCCTCCCGCGAGCGAGGCGGGAAGGTCCGCGGCGATGACCGGAGGACGCCAGCCCGACGGCGGAGCAAGGCCCACCCGACTGTCGACGACGGGCTCGGAGGACGACCAGCCATGTCCACCACCTGTGCTGGCGGGGCCACCGCCCCCTGGCATCCTCCGAATCTCCTCTCCGCTGAGGCTCACCCCCGTCATCGTGCTCCCCACGTCGATGGTGGGCGGCGCTCCGACGATTTCGACGACCTCTCCGAGCGATTCGGGGAGCAGCTCGACGTTCACCCGGACGGTGCGCCCCATCCTCAGCTGAATGTCGGAGCGGGCATAGGGCTTGTATTGCTCCTTCTCGAACCTCAGCGTGTAGACCCCCGAGGGGAGGGCTGGGACGCGGTAGGTGCCCTGGGCGTCGGTCACGACCGTCTGTTCGCCCTTCAGGTTCGGAGAGGTCGCGGTGATGACGACGTCGGCCACGGGCTGGCGGTTCTGCGCGTCGATGATGGTGCCGATGATGGCGCCCTGACCGGAGGGGAGCCCCCCGTCGCGCGGCGCCTGGGTGCGGGACGCACCCGACGCGGGGGAAGCGGGCGTGGGCGTGGAGGCGCGCTGCACGAAGGACGGGGAGGGCGGAGTGTTGTCGGGCCTTCCCGCCCTGCGGAGCAACTGCCGGCGCAGCTCGAATTCGAGGTCGGGAGCGGGTGCGCGCTCCACGAGCGGTGGGGGAGGACTGGGGTGTTCCTCCGCGCGGAAGGGCACGGGAATGAAGCGTTCGAGGGCGCCGACCTTCCACGTGCCCAGGCGAGGCAGCGCGGTGGCGGTGGCGGGCAGGGCGGTGCTGAGGGTGAGGTGGGCCCGGGTCCAGTCCTCGCCCGTCTCCTGGCTGACGCGGCCTGAGAAGGCGACCTGGACGCGCTGCTGCTCCGGCTGCAACTGCAGCTCGAAGCGCGGGTACCAGCGCACGTTCCGGGTGACGAGATAGGACAGGCGCAGCTTCGCCGGGCCCGTGCCCGTGACGGTGACCGCCACCTCGATGCCGGGCGTCCGGGGCAGCTCCCCCAGTCGCGCGGCCTCCTCGAGGCGCCGCTGTCGCTCGAACTGTAGCGAGAGGGAGCGCTCCACCAGCGCGCTCCGGCGGGCCTCGAGCTTCGCGAGGGTGTCCACGACGAACGAGACGGACGTATTCCAACTGGTGGGCGCCGAGGCGAGGACGCGCTGGCGCTCGGCCGCGTCCTCCCCGTCGTCGCCGCCGGGCGCTTGGGGCTGGAGCGTCCGGATGGCGGCCAGCTGGAGGTCGATGGCGGCGCGCTCGGCGTCGACCCGGGCGACGTCGTCTTCCAACCGGTCGAGGGTGGCGAGCAGCTTGCGAGCCTTCTCCAGGGAGAAAGGTGGGGCGCTGGCGGGACGGATGTCGACGGAGGTGACGTCGGCGCCCTGCGCCTCCACCTGGATGGAGTCCGGGTCGACGATTTCCGGCAGCTGGGGCAGGGCGAGTCGCTGGGGGCCGGAGAGGGTGATGGAGGCGGTGCGCACCACCCGGGCCCTGTCGCTGTAGACGGTGACCCCGGTGATGGGTGCCTCGGTGGTGGCGTGCAGCAGGCTGGCCGCGGCGAGTCCGAGTCCGAGCAGGAGCATGGCGCCAAGGTAGCCAGCGCGCTCCGGGACTTCGTCACGGCCCCATCATGACGGGGGCACGAATGGTTCATCTCCCATCCTTCGCTTCTCCTCGGCGCGCCACGGCCCCGCCACGTGGCGCTATGGTCGCCGCCGAGGCTCGGGAGGGCACGCATGCACGTCATCCGCAGTCAGGCGCAGGGCGCGAAGGTCCGGCTCGCTCGCATCCGCACGGCGCCGCCGAAGGACGAACAGAAGGCCGACGCGAAGGCGGAGTTCGATGCGCTGGGAGCGGAGCTGTTCGACCTCCAGGACCTGCTGTGGGGCGCGCGCATGAACTCCGTGCTCATCGTCCTCCAGGGACGCGACACGGCGGGCAAGGACGGCACCATCAAGCACGTGGTGGGCAGCCTCAATCCCCGGGGCGTCACCGTGTCGTCGTTCGCGGCGCCCACCCCCGACGAGCTGGCGCACGACTTCCTGTGGCGCATCCACCAACACACGCCCCGGTTGGGGGAGTTCGCCATCTTCAACCGCTCCCACTACGAGGACGTGCTGGCGGTGCGCGTGCACGAACTGGCGCCCAAAACGCTCTGGAAGGCCCGCTACGAGCACATCCGGGACTTCGAGCAGATGCTCGCCGAGCACGGCACCATCGTCCTGAAGTTCTTCCTCCACATCAGCCAGGAGGAGCAGGAGCAGCGGCTGCTGGACCGGGAGAAGGAGCCGCGCAAGGCGTGGAAGATCAGCGCGGGCGACTGGGAGGACCGCAAGCACT
This sequence is a window from Myxococcus stipitatus. Protein-coding genes within it:
- a CDS encoding JmjC domain-containing protein is translated as MPSTIDVATRFDWDVFVRRYWNRKPVLYRQPSQAPFTREAIFEAATSAARRHLEHPDAPGARANVTVTVEKLKQHGLGPWLPRPEDGSLEGYDARLAPTLGPRRYALIISLLHASGFQLWSQERAFFGELWRRVGLPLTGGITTLFHGNYEHSPVGVHLDRFTTFLFALRGRKRMRFWKQRPWKEDVSTVLDYAPYLATSFAAEVEPGDILYWPSTYYHVGESVGDQVTTSLNIGIPITEHQPLYSVQDVLGSLAEEPPAPRVARSRRMQSPLLERGALTRDGRLPTTLPSAFTEALGVFRDASRPRESRLNIQAAWLKRVSAGGFEPVPPPGPIERLEDGARIRGEPGAPILFEPGKAGAWSCAANGHVWHGSGGGRELVRFFDTLASGREAHVGALLAPFPKGPQTRHTHSRIAATREGLRSVLEKLHACRAITRI
- a CDS encoding DUF6624 domain-containing protein, producing MARHGSRTGKDSPRRQQTLTRTGRALRDQLLRFDRLDGALREAWVASRFRDSAVARQLEALDAAGIAWLREVLAEHGWPGRTLVGAAASEAACRLVQHSTCAIHFQRRCLRMLQDAASRGDVPLRQVAYLTDAIRVRAGKKQLYGTKFREVDGELVPYPLEKPDTVDARRKRMELSSLSLYARRLRQRFPTS
- a CDS encoding mucoidy inhibitor MuiA family protein; this translates as MPLLPLTFLVLAASSQVSSVVVYPDRAQVTRVRDLTCHGATTAVFEHVPEVAARESFRARATGATLEGLTAEVRTRAEELAPERARWEARARELDAEQVRLEAAQAQAKDLEQLARSYTTVAVTRVTAELAGPRPEPRAWGASLDAALAVRLRAVKEARDVADKQRDLDRRRAEVDAELERLTRLEAREEQHVEVRLSCAEGTQVRVELTYLVGGASWEPAYEARAREAEGLVELTTLATVHQRTGEDWTGAKLLLSTAMPRQDATPPDVTPLYVSATKRPKERKVLVRREEEQLHAEAGGQARAAEGQGLRVISQGLSVQWEAQGTTTIPGDGGAVRVPLGRHRLEAAFSWRTVPKLQPVVFRVARLTNSTPFPLLPARVSIFRDTGFLGHQSLERVAQGAPFELTFGLEEALHVKRITVEEVARPEGLFGGKQRFRYVYRFQLTNLRKQPAQVELSEHVPISELDDVTVELETASTAGYTLDAADGIATWKVQLAPGERRDVDLAFHVDAPSSYETGSL
- a CDS encoding mucoidy inhibitor MuiA family protein: MLLLGLGLAAASLLHATTEAPITGVTVYSDRARVVRTASITLSGPQRLALPQLPEIVDPDSIQVEAQGADVTSVDIRPASAPPFSLEKARKLLATLDRLEDDVARVDAERAAIDLQLAAIRTLQPQAPGGDDGEDAAERQRVLASAPTSWNTSVSFVVDTLAKLEARRSALVERSLSLQFERQRRLEEAARLGELPRTPGIEVAVTVTGTGPAKLRLSYLVTRNVRWYPRFELQLQPEQQRVQVAFSGRVSQETGEDWTRAHLTLSTALPATATALPRLGTWKVGALERFIPVPFRAEEHPSPPPPLVERAPAPDLEFELRRQLLRRAGRPDNTPPSPSFVQRASTPTPASPASGASRTQAPRDGGLPSGQGAIIGTIIDAQNRQPVADVVITATSPNLKGEQTVVTDAQGTYRVPALPSGVYTLRFEKEQYKPYARSDIQLRMGRTVRVNVELLPESLGEVVEIVGAPPTIDVGSTMTGVSLSGEEIRRMPGGGGPASTGGGHGWSSSEPVVDSRVGLAPPSGWRPPVIAADLPASLAGGHDLAYAAPRPETVPSGLGERTIPLLIESWPVDVLRRVVPALADDAYLVAELASPSRNVLPGGEAALFVGADPAGTARLGVIVPGQPFTLPLGVDPAVRTTRNVRLVQSKEGFISKDELNTYEVTLEVPNPYPFPMKTHVVDQWPLNRDGAVEVKLVRTSPAAKQVPETGELSWDLVVPPSSKATVTFEYTLRRPQHWRLTQSR
- a CDS encoding PPK2 family polyphosphate kinase; its protein translation is MHVIRSQAQGAKVRLARIRTAPPKDEQKADAKAEFDALGAELFDLQDLLWGARMNSVLIVLQGRDTAGKDGTIKHVVGSLNPRGVTVSSFAAPTPDELAHDFLWRIHQHTPRLGEFAIFNRSHYEDVLAVRVHELAPKTLWKARYEHIRDFEQMLAEHGTIVLKFFLHISQEEQEQRLLDREKEPRKAWKISAGDWEDRKHWNDYTQAYQDVFARTSTKQAPWMLVPADSKWYRNLVVARAVAEALRPYRQRWQRRLDKVGEEKKAELQAWRKKHTR